The DNA window TTTTGAACCTTCACTTCATATCAATTACTTAACAGATGCTTTTGGTTTATCTCAATTTACATCTTCGGATATTACTCGTGAAGTGTATAAAGAAGATGTTGAAGCTATTGAAGAGGTCATTCCACTAATTATTACACCTGAAAAACGCAAATCTCGTCCTTACTTAAAATATGCTGCTATTGCATTAATTGCATTAACCGTTGGAGGTTTTACGGCTTCTCATTATTATGGAAATCAAATTGAAAGCCATAATCAATTGGCTCAAGAAGAAGCAAATCAACGCTTAGATGTTAAAGTTCAAGAAGCTACTTTCATTATAAATAATCCATTACCTGCTGCTACACTTTCTGTAGAAAAAAAACAAACAGGAAATTACCATATTGTTGCTGGTGCTTTTAGAGTTGAAGCAAATTCTGACAAAAAAGTAGATCAGCTTAGAGCAAAAGGTTACAAAGCCAGAAAAATTGGTGCTAATAAATACGGCTTGCATGAAGTTGTGTATGCGAGTTTTTCTGATAGACTTGAAGCTTTAAAAACATTACGCCAAATAAAACGTGAGCACAATAGAGATGCTTGGTTACTGGTTAAAGCTTTAGATTAATTCTTTCTATCAT is part of the Psychroserpens ponticola genome and encodes:
- a CDS encoding HU domain-containing protein, yielding MQLETYISDLLYRYDCVTVPEFGAFLTHRVSAKIHESTHAFYPPKKALSFNEQLQNNDGLLANYIADVEKIPYEVAVEKVTKHVKSIKSYLVEGETIAFQNIGELLLNKEGKINFEPSLHINYLTDAFGLSQFTSSDITREVYKEDVEAIEEVIPLIITPEKRKSRPYLKYAAIALIALTVGGFTASHYYGNQIESHNQLAQEEANQRLDVKVQEATFIINNPLPAATLSVEKKQTGNYHIVAGAFRVEANSDKKVDQLRAKGYKARKIGANKYGLHEVVYASFSDRLEALKTLRQIKREHNRDAWLLVKALD